A region from the Leeia speluncae genome encodes:
- the argS gene encoding arginine--tRNA ligase: protein MTLLQLLNQRVKAALEKAGAPDAQPIVQPAAKPEFGDYQANGVMGAAKQLKKNPRELAQTVIDCLDLEGIASEVSIAGPGFINIRLDNAFLAKLANQALVDEKLSVSTSQPQTIVVDLSSPNLAKEMHVGHLRSTIIGDALARTLSFIGHRVIRQNHVGDWGTQFGMLTAYLIESGNTESADHALEDLEDFYRKAKVRFDEDAAFAERAREYVVKLQGGDTEVLALWKKFVDVSLSHCEAVYETLGVDLTRKDVMGESAYNEDLPRVVSELKAKGLLTEDAGAQVAFLDEFKNKEGEPAAYIVQKQDGGYLYATTDLAAVRYRAHTLKADRALYVVDARQGLHFQQMFTLAKKAEFVPSEMQLEHVAFGTMMGEDNKPFKTRSGGTVKLAELLVEAKERAFALVSEKNEDLSVEQRQVIANAVGVGAVKYADLSKHRTSDYVFNWDTMLAFEGNTAPYLQYAYTRIQSIFRKAEVEYAQASIDVSEVAEHGLALTLAQFPDAVESVAREACPHFMCAYLYQLATQFMRFYEACPVLKGEEQTQKSRLKLCQLVAETLKTGLGLLGIDVLETM from the coding sequence ATGACTCTTCTGCAATTATTAAATCAACGTGTTAAAGCCGCTCTAGAAAAAGCCGGTGCCCCAGATGCACAGCCAATTGTTCAACCTGCTGCTAAGCCAGAGTTTGGCGACTACCAAGCCAATGGTGTGATGGGGGCTGCAAAGCAACTGAAGAAGAATCCTAGAGAGTTAGCGCAAACCGTTATTGATTGTTTGGATTTAGAAGGTATTGCGAGTGAGGTATCGATTGCTGGTCCTGGGTTTATCAATATTCGCTTGGATAATGCCTTCTTAGCGAAATTAGCTAATCAAGCATTGGTAGATGAAAAGCTAAGCGTGTCCACTAGCCAGCCACAAACAATTGTGGTTGATCTGTCTTCGCCGAATTTAGCGAAAGAAATGCATGTAGGGCACCTACGTTCTACGATTATTGGCGATGCGTTGGCTAGAACACTAAGCTTTATTGGCCACCGTGTGATTCGCCAAAATCACGTTGGCGATTGGGGTACTCAGTTTGGCATGTTAACCGCGTATTTAATTGAGTCTGGAAATACCGAGAGTGCAGATCACGCACTGGAAGATTTGGAAGACTTCTATCGCAAAGCTAAAGTTAGGTTTGATGAGGATGCTGCTTTTGCTGAACGCGCACGCGAATATGTGGTGAAGCTACAAGGTGGTGACACAGAAGTGTTGGCGCTTTGGAAGAAGTTTGTGGACGTATCTTTGTCGCACTGTGAAGCAGTGTATGAAACCCTTGGTGTCGATTTGACACGTAAAGATGTGATGGGGGAATCTGCTTACAACGAAGATTTACCACGTGTTGTTTCAGAATTAAAAGCTAAAGGCTTGTTAACGGAAGATGCCGGTGCACAAGTGGCTTTCTTGGACGAGTTCAAAAATAAAGAAGGCGAACCCGCTGCTTATATCGTACAAAAGCAGGATGGTGGCTATCTCTATGCAACAACAGACTTAGCCGCTGTTCGCTATCGTGCGCATACGTTGAAAGCAGATAGGGCATTATATGTGGTGGATGCTCGCCAAGGTTTACATTTCCAGCAAATGTTTACGTTGGCTAAAAAGGCTGAGTTTGTCCCGTCAGAAATGCAATTAGAACATGTTGCATTCGGCACCATGATGGGTGAAGACAATAAGCCTTTCAAAACTAGGTCTGGTGGTACTGTCAAACTGGCAGAATTGTTAGTGGAAGCAAAAGAACGCGCTTTTGCTTTGGTATCTGAAAAGAATGAAGATCTATCTGTTGAACAGCGTCAAGTAATTGCAAATGCAGTCGGTGTTGGCGCTGTAAAATACGCAGATTTAAGCAAGCATCGCACTAGTGATTATGTCTTTAACTGGGACACAATGCTTGCATTTGAAGGTAACACAGCACCGTATTTGCAATATGCTTATACCCGTATTCAGAGTATTTTCCGCAAAGCTGAAGTGGAATACGCGCAAGCTTCCATTGACGTGAGCGAGGTTGCTGAGCATGGTTTGGCGTTAACCTTGGCACAATTCCCTGATGCAGTGGAAAGTGTTGCAAGAGAGGCTTGCCCACACTTTATGTGTGCCTATTTGTACCAACTAGCGACTCAATTTATGCGCTTCTATGAGGCCTGCCCGGTATTGAAGGGGGAGGAACAAACCCAGAAGAGCCGATTAAAGCTTTGCCAGTTGGTTGCAGAAACATTAAAAACTGGTTTGGGATTGCTGGGTATTGATGTGCTAGAAACCATGTAA
- the cmk gene encoding (d)CMP kinase, with protein MNEPVPIIAIDGPSASGKGTVAQIVAQKLGFHFLDSGSLYRLVALTAINAGCALDDEITIAEKAKSLDVKFEQGKILLTGEDVTETIRQERIGTSASKISALPKVRDALTQRQRDFAKAPGLVADGRDMGSVIFPTAQTKIFLTASAEVRAERRYKQLITKGNSANLDDILKDIRDRDVRDSSRAVAPLKQQADALLLDTSDMTIETAVQFVLDAYLGK; from the coding sequence ATGAATGAACCAGTTCCCATTATTGCAATTGACGGACCATCCGCTTCAGGTAAAGGTACCGTGGCTCAAATCGTCGCCCAAAAGTTAGGGTTTCATTTTTTAGATTCAGGCTCTCTATATCGTCTTGTTGCGCTAACGGCCATTAATGCTGGGTGTGCTTTAGATGATGAAATTACGATTGCAGAAAAAGCCAAATCTTTGGATGTAAAGTTTGAGCAAGGAAAAATCTTGCTTACAGGAGAGGATGTCACTGAAACCATTCGGCAAGAGCGTATTGGAACTTCCGCGAGTAAAATCTCGGCGTTGCCTAAGGTGCGTGATGCATTAACGCAACGTCAACGCGATTTTGCCAAAGCGCCAGGATTGGTTGCAGATGGACGAGATATGGGCTCTGTGATTTTCCCAACTGCGCAAACAAAGATTTTTCTGACCGCATCTGCAGAAGTGCGCGCGGAAAGAAGATATAAGCAGTTGATCACAAAGGGAAATAGTGCTAACCTAGACGACATTCTTAAAGATATCCGGGATAGAGATGTCCGGGATAGCTCAAGAGCCGTTGCTCCATTAAAGCAACAAGCTGACGCCTTACTACTAGACACATCAGACATGACCATTGAGACCGCTGTCCAATTTGTGCTTGATGCCTATTTAGGTAAATAG
- the rpsA gene encoding 30S ribosomal protein S1, whose amino-acid sequence MESFAALFEESLQRQEMRAGEVITAEVVSVDHNFVVVNAGLKSESLIPVEEFKNDKGEITVNVGDFVQVAIDSLENGFGETKLSRDKAKRLAAWLDLEVALAENKLMSGMISGKVKGGLTVMINGIRAFLPGSLVDIRPIKDTSPFEGKQIEFKVIKLDRKRNNVVVSRRAVLEESQGAERQALLSNLKEGAIVKGIVKNITDYGAFVDLGGIDGLLHITDLAWRRVKHPSEVLAVGDEVEAKVLKFDQEKNRVSLGLKQLGDDPWIGLSRRYPQSTRLFGKVTNLTDYGAFVEIEQGIEGLVHVSEMDWTNKNVHPSKVVALGDEVEVMILEIDEERRRISLGMKQCMSNPWDDFAANYKKGDKMKGTIKSITDFGIFIGLPGGIDGLVHLSDLSWTLAGEEAVRSFKKGDEVEAVVLSIDVERERISMGIKQLDGDPFNNYIAINDKGAVVKGTVKSLDAKGAVVTLDGDVEGYLRSTEVSRERVEDIRTVLKEGDEVEALIINVDRKNRTINLSVKAKDMAEESDAMKSLETAGNAGTTSLGALLKAKLDGRSE is encoded by the coding sequence ATGGAAAGCTTCGCCGCCCTGTTCGAAGAAAGCCTTCAACGTCAGGAAATGCGTGCTGGTGAAGTGATCACTGCTGAAGTGGTAAGCGTTGACCACAACTTCGTGGTTGTTAACGCAGGCCTTAAGTCTGAGTCTTTGATTCCAGTTGAAGAATTCAAGAACGACAAAGGTGAAATCACTGTTAACGTTGGTGACTTCGTTCAAGTAGCGATCGATTCTCTAGAAAACGGCTTCGGTGAGACCAAACTGTCTCGCGATAAGGCTAAACGCCTAGCAGCATGGCTGGATCTAGAAGTTGCTCTAGCTGAAAACAAACTGATGTCTGGTATGATCAGCGGCAAAGTCAAGGGTGGCTTGACTGTTATGATCAACGGCATCCGTGCTTTCTTGCCAGGTTCATTGGTAGATATCCGCCCAATCAAGGATACCTCTCCATTTGAAGGCAAGCAGATCGAATTCAAAGTGATCAAACTTGATCGCAAACGTAACAACGTAGTTGTATCACGTCGTGCAGTGTTGGAAGAAAGCCAAGGCGCAGAGCGTCAGGCATTGTTGTCTAACCTGAAAGAAGGCGCGATCGTTAAAGGTATCGTTAAGAACATCACTGATTACGGTGCGTTCGTTGATCTTGGCGGTATCGATGGCTTGCTACACATCACTGACTTGGCATGGCGCCGTGTTAAACACCCATCTGAAGTGTTGGCTGTGGGTGATGAAGTTGAAGCTAAAGTATTGAAGTTCGATCAAGAGAAGAACCGTGTTTCTCTAGGTCTGAAACAACTAGGTGACGATCCTTGGATCGGTCTATCTCGTCGTTACCCACAAAGCACTCGCTTGTTCGGTAAAGTAACTAACTTGACTGACTACGGTGCGTTCGTTGAAATCGAACAAGGTATCGAAGGTCTAGTTCACGTTTCTGAAATGGATTGGACTAATAAGAACGTTCATCCATCTAAAGTGGTTGCTTTGGGTGATGAAGTTGAAGTCATGATCTTGGAAATCGACGAAGAACGTCGTCGTATCAGCCTAGGTATGAAACAGTGTATGTCTAATCCATGGGATGACTTCGCTGCTAACTACAAAAAAGGCGACAAGATGAAAGGTACTATCAAGTCAATTACTGACTTCGGTATCTTCATTGGCTTGCCTGGTGGCATCGATGGCTTGGTACACCTATCTGACTTATCTTGGACATTGGCTGGTGAAGAAGCCGTTCGTTCATTCAAGAAAGGTGACGAAGTTGAAGCCGTTGTTCTGTCTATCGACGTAGAGCGCGAGCGCATTTCTATGGGTATCAAACAGTTGGATGGAGATCCATTCAACAACTACATCGCTATCAACGATAAAGGCGCTGTAGTTAAAGGTACCGTTAAGTCTCTAGATGCTAAAGGCGCGGTTGTTACACTTGATGGCGATGTAGAAGGTTACCTACGTTCTACTGAAGTTTCACGTGAGCGCGTTGAAGACATCCGTACCGTGTTGAAAGAAGGCGACGAAGTTGAAGCGTTGATCATCAACGTTGACCGCAAAAACCGCACTATCAACCTGTCAGTAAAAGCTAAAGATATGGCTGAAGAGTCTGATGCAATGAAGTCTCTGGAAACTGCAGGCAATGCCGGTACTACCAGCTTGGGCGCTCTGCTGAAGGCTAAACTAGATGGTCGTTCTGAGTAA
- a CDS encoding integration host factor subunit beta — protein MTKSELIAKLAMRYPQLVAKDAELAVKAILDTMAQGLAEGQRIEIRGFGSFDLNYRPPRLGRNPKSGSKVEVPPKYVPHFKAGKELRERVDAAILPDDF, from the coding sequence ATGACAAAGTCCGAGTTGATTGCGAAGCTCGCGATGCGTTATCCGCAACTTGTGGCCAAAGATGCCGAACTTGCGGTAAAGGCAATTCTGGATACCATGGCACAAGGCCTGGCTGAAGGACAGCGAATTGAAATACGTGGCTTTGGTAGTTTTGACCTTAACTATCGTCCTCCGCGTTTAGGTCGCAACCCTAAATCGGGGTCAAAGGTAGAGGTTCCGCCGAAGTACGTGCCACACTTTAAAGCTGGCAAAGAGTTGCGAGAACGAGTTGATGCCGCTATTTTGCCGGATGATTTTTAA
- a CDS encoding ATP-binding cassette domain-containing protein yields the protein MPLLTLDNAQLAFGHWPLLDGAELVLDKGQRIGLIGRNGAGKSSMMKVLSGKQALDDGKLWVSPDAVISFVPQEPVFQDGHTVFEAVSEGLGDLQKVLVDYHHITQLIATDSSEVNLEEMQRLQHLLESQDGWRFNSLVDTTISQLGLSADTLISSLSGGWKKRVALARALVAEPEVLLLDEPTNHLDLSAIQWLESLLLTFSGAILFITHDRQFLDNVSTHIVELDRGRLASFIGNFSAYQIKKAEMLEVEAIHNAKFDKFWKEEEVWIRKGIEARRTRNEGRVRRLEELRRVRAQRRTQQGQVNLQLDAGEKSGKLVAELENVKFSYGDKPVVKDFSTRIQRGDRIGLIGPNGIGKTTLLKLILGEITPEAGKVKQGTNLNIAYFDQFRTQLDENATLTDTISPGSEFIEIGGSKKHVISYLEEFLFPPARSRSPVSSLSGGERNRLLLARLFARPANVLVLDEPTNDLDIDTLELLEALLLDYPGTVFLVSHDRIFLDNVVTSVIAFEGNGILEEYVGGYSDWLKFKADQALNAQVIKKSSVEQKTMQEGRQRTRATKLSFNEKRELEQLPVEIEYLEQEQQGLQSMLMDPEIYRTDPKGAAKAQARIEEIELSLLEKLTRWESLEAKSNA from the coding sequence ATGCCATTACTTACGCTAGATAACGCGCAATTAGCTTTCGGACATTGGCCACTTTTAGATGGCGCAGAACTTGTCCTAGATAAAGGTCAGCGTATCGGTTTAATTGGCCGTAATGGTGCGGGTAAATCGTCGATGATGAAGGTGCTCTCAGGAAAACAGGCATTAGATGATGGCAAACTGTGGGTTTCTCCAGACGCAGTGATCTCCTTTGTGCCGCAAGAGCCAGTCTTCCAAGATGGCCATACTGTGTTTGAGGCGGTGTCAGAAGGTTTGGGTGACTTACAAAAAGTATTAGTAGACTATCATCACATTACCCAACTAATTGCGACAGATTCATCCGAAGTGAATTTAGAAGAAATGCAACGGTTGCAGCATTTGCTGGAGTCGCAAGATGGATGGCGCTTTAATTCGCTCGTTGATACAACCATCTCTCAGTTGGGTTTAAGTGCAGACACCTTGATTTCTTCCTTATCTGGTGGCTGGAAGAAGAGGGTCGCGTTGGCTAGAGCCCTAGTTGCTGAGCCAGAGGTGCTATTGCTCGATGAGCCAACCAACCATTTGGATCTATCTGCTATTCAATGGTTAGAATCGCTTTTATTGACTTTTTCTGGTGCGATTCTGTTTATTACGCATGATCGTCAGTTTCTGGACAATGTCTCTACCCACATTGTTGAATTGGATCGCGGCCGTTTGGCGAGCTTTATAGGTAATTTTTCTGCTTATCAAATTAAAAAAGCAGAAATGTTAGAGGTTGAAGCGATTCATAATGCGAAATTCGACAAGTTCTGGAAAGAGGAAGAGGTCTGGATTCGTAAAGGAATTGAGGCACGCCGTACGCGTAATGAAGGCCGTGTTCGCCGTTTGGAAGAGTTACGCCGTGTGCGCGCGCAAAGAAGAACGCAGCAAGGACAAGTCAATCTGCAGTTAGACGCTGGTGAGAAATCCGGAAAACTAGTGGCAGAACTAGAGAATGTGAAATTCTCTTATGGTGATAAGCCGGTCGTTAAAGATTTTTCAACTCGCATTCAGCGTGGAGATCGTATTGGTCTGATAGGGCCAAACGGGATTGGTAAAACAACCTTACTTAAGCTGATTTTAGGAGAGATTACGCCTGAAGCGGGTAAGGTGAAGCAAGGTACAAACCTAAATATTGCCTATTTTGACCAATTTAGAACGCAGTTAGATGAAAATGCGACGTTGACCGATACCATCAGTCCCGGTAGCGAGTTTATCGAGATTGGCGGCAGTAAAAAGCATGTCATTAGTTATTTAGAAGAATTTTTATTTCCACCAGCACGCAGCCGTTCGCCAGTCAGTTCACTATCTGGTGGAGAGCGAAATCGCCTGCTGTTAGCTCGTTTATTTGCTCGCCCTGCGAATGTGCTAGTCCTCGATGAGCCAACTAACGACTTAGATATTGATACCCTAGAGTTGCTAGAAGCGCTTTTATTAGATTATCCGGGTACCGTTTTCTTAGTTAGCCATGATCGTATATTCCTTGATAACGTTGTGACGAGTGTGATTGCATTTGAAGGGAATGGCATCTTAGAAGAGTACGTTGGCGGCTATTCTGATTGGCTAAAATTTAAAGCTGACCAAGCGCTGAATGCTCAAGTGATTAAGAAGTCGAGCGTTGAGCAGAAAACCATGCAAGAAGGGCGTCAAAGAACACGTGCCACCAAGCTTTCTTTCAATGAAAAGCGCGAACTTGAACAATTACCGGTCGAGATTGAATATCTTGAACAAGAGCAGCAGGGCTTACAATCCATGCTGATGGATCCAGAGATTTATCGGACTGATCCAAAGGGGGCAGCGAAGGCGCAAGCCCGTATTGAAGAGATTGAATTGTCGTTATTAGAAAAACTCACGCGTTGGGAGTCGCTAGAAGCAAAGTCAAACGCTTGA
- the glyA gene encoding serine hydroxymethyltransferase, with protein MYSKSVSLAEQDPSLWGFIQQEVQRQEDHIELIASENFTSPAVMEAQGSQLTNKYAEGYPGKRFYGGCEYVDQVEQLAIDRLKQLFGAEYANVQPHSGSQANQAVYFSILKPGDTVMGMNLAHGGHLTHGSPANLSGKLFNIVAYGLNDKEEIDYDEMERVATETKPKLIIGGASAFALRFDFARMAEIAKKVGAYFMVDMAHYAGLIAAGVYPNPVPHADFVTSTTHKTLRGPRGGLILAKAEHEKILNSNVFPSLQGGPLMHVIAAKAVAFGEALKPEFKSYQEQVLKNAAAMAEALAARGVRIVSGRTESHVFLVDLRAKGLTGKAADAALGKAHITVNKNAIPNDPESPFVTSGIRIGSPAITTRGFKEEEARIVANLVADVLDNPEDEANLATVREKVKALTARFPVYGA; from the coding sequence ATGTACAGCAAATCCGTTTCTCTTGCAGAGCAAGATCCTTCACTTTGGGGTTTTATTCAGCAAGAAGTACAACGTCAGGAAGATCACATTGAGTTGATCGCATCTGAAAACTTTACTAGCCCTGCAGTGATGGAAGCGCAAGGTTCTCAGCTAACTAACAAGTATGCTGAAGGTTACCCAGGCAAGCGTTTCTACGGTGGTTGCGAGTATGTTGACCAAGTAGAACAACTAGCGATTGACCGTTTGAAGCAGTTGTTCGGCGCTGAATACGCTAACGTACAGCCACACTCTGGTTCTCAAGCTAACCAAGCCGTGTATTTCTCTATCTTGAAACCAGGTGATACCGTAATGGGTATGAACTTGGCTCATGGTGGTCACTTAACACACGGTTCTCCAGCAAACTTGTCTGGCAAACTGTTCAATATCGTTGCTTACGGTCTTAACGACAAAGAAGAGATCGACTACGACGAAATGGAACGTGTAGCGACTGAAACTAAACCAAAATTGATCATTGGTGGTGCTTCAGCATTTGCATTGCGTTTCGACTTTGCTCGTATGGCTGAAATCGCTAAAAAAGTTGGCGCTTACTTCATGGTTGACATGGCTCACTATGCAGGTTTGATCGCTGCTGGCGTTTATCCAAACCCAGTTCCACACGCTGACTTTGTAACCTCAACTACTCACAAAACATTGCGTGGCCCACGTGGTGGTTTGATTCTTGCTAAAGCTGAACACGAAAAAATCTTGAATTCAAACGTGTTCCCAAGCTTGCAAGGTGGTCCTTTAATGCACGTGATCGCCGCTAAAGCAGTTGCTTTCGGTGAAGCATTGAAACCAGAGTTTAAATCTTACCAAGAGCAAGTGTTGAAAAATGCTGCAGCAATGGCTGAAGCATTGGCTGCTCGCGGTGTTCGTATCGTTTCTGGTCGCACAGAGTCTCATGTTTTCCTAGTTGACCTACGTGCTAAGGGTCTAACTGGTAAAGCTGCTGATGCTGCCTTGGGTAAAGCGCACATCACTGTGAACAAAAATGCGATCCCTAACGATCCAGAAAGCCCATTTGTTACTTCTGGTATTCGTATTGGTTCTCCGGCGATTACTACACGTGGTTTCAAAGAAGAAGAAGCTCGTATTGTTGCTAACCTAGTTGCAGACGTACTGGATAATCCAGAAGACGAAGCAAACTTGGCAACTGTACGTGAAAAAGTAAAAGCACTAACTGCTCGTTTCCCTGTATACGGCGCATAA
- a CDS encoding benzoate/H(+) symporter BenE family transporter: MNLSNCLCLSAKNISKVATYKINFGYKMNFKMPVSTVIAGLITVLVGYTSSAAIVFDAARTAGATPAQLASWLWALGLAMGLTCIGLSFKYKAPVVTAWSTPGAALLATSLAGYSMNQAVGIFLFSALLIMVAGFSGIFEKMADRIPVNIASAMLAGVLLHYGIDVFGGISQAPVLIVAMLATYLIMKRLAPRYAILLVLLVGIGLAIGQGQMSLSSVGFQMTRPEWITPSFSVKGMIGVGIPLFLVTMASQNLPGVAVLRANGYEAPISKLIGWTGVTNFVLAPIGCFAVNLAAITAAICAGPESHEDVKERYKASMAAGFFYLILGLLGATVGALFNAFPHQLVLGLAGIALFGTIGQSLSVAMRDELEREAALITLLVTASGVKIFDIGAAFWGLIAGLIVRQVMIKR, translated from the coding sequence ATGAATCTAAGCAACTGTCTATGTTTGTCAGCTAAGAATATTTCTAAAGTCGCGACTTACAAAATCAATTTTGGATACAAAATGAATTTTAAAATGCCCGTTTCTACAGTCATCGCTGGGTTGATTACCGTGCTAGTTGGCTATACGAGTTCGGCAGCTATTGTGTTTGATGCCGCCAGAACAGCGGGCGCAACACCTGCCCAGTTAGCTTCTTGGCTGTGGGCATTGGGGCTAGCAATGGGGCTTACCTGTATTGGGCTGTCCTTCAAGTACAAGGCTCCTGTTGTCACTGCTTGGTCTACACCAGGTGCTGCATTGTTGGCCACTAGCTTAGCGGGCTACTCAATGAATCAAGCGGTTGGTATTTTCCTGTTTTCTGCCCTGCTAATTATGGTGGCTGGATTTAGTGGCATTTTTGAAAAAATGGCTGACCGTATTCCCGTGAATATTGCTTCCGCTATGTTGGCTGGCGTGCTGTTACATTATGGTATAGATGTGTTTGGTGGCATTTCTCAAGCACCGGTATTAATTGTTGCCATGCTTGCAACGTATTTGATCATGAAACGACTCGCACCACGCTATGCAATTTTGCTTGTGTTGTTGGTTGGCATTGGCTTAGCCATCGGGCAAGGGCAGATGAGTTTATCGTCTGTTGGCTTTCAAATGACCCGACCAGAGTGGATTACTCCTTCGTTTAGCGTGAAAGGGATGATTGGCGTTGGTATTCCTTTATTCCTGGTCACCATGGCATCTCAAAACCTCCCTGGTGTAGCTGTCTTACGAGCAAACGGTTATGAGGCACCCATTTCGAAACTGATTGGATGGACTGGCGTAACTAACTTTGTTTTAGCGCCGATTGGTTGTTTTGCGGTTAACCTTGCCGCGATTACCGCGGCAATTTGTGCAGGCCCAGAATCTCATGAAGATGTAAAAGAGCGATATAAAGCGAGTATGGCTGCTGGTTTCTTTTATTTAATTCTTGGTTTACTTGGCGCGACAGTTGGTGCGCTGTTTAATGCATTTCCTCATCAGCTGGTATTAGGCTTGGCGGGTATCGCGTTATTTGGAACGATCGGCCAATCTCTATCTGTCGCTATGCGAGATGAACTAGAAAGAGAAGCTGCATTAATTACGTTATTAGTGACCGCATCAGGGGTGAAGATATTTGATATTGGTGCGGCCTTCTGGGGCTTAATTGCTGGGCTTATTGTCAGACAGGTGATGATTAAGCGTTAA
- the nrdR gene encoding transcriptional regulator NrdR, with translation MKCPFCGSPDTQVIDTRMTEEGDTIRRRRRCVSCEKRFNTFETAEVRLPQVVKQNGNRSEFDRERLRMSFMRPLHKRPVPTALVDEAIGKITQRILSLGLREIPSRQIGEMVMTELKKLDQVAYIRFASVYRSFEDVDDFRDVIKEVQKDA, from the coding sequence ATGAAATGCCCTTTTTGCGGTTCTCCAGACACACAAGTAATTGATACTCGCATGACCGAGGAGGGCGATACGATTCGCCGTCGTCGCCGTTGTGTGTCATGTGAAAAGCGCTTCAATACATTTGAGACTGCCGAGGTTCGGCTCCCTCAAGTCGTTAAACAAAATGGTAATCGCTCAGAGTTTGATCGTGAGCGTTTACGTATGTCTTTTATGCGTCCTTTGCATAAGCGCCCTGTTCCAACTGCTCTGGTTGATGAAGCAATTGGAAAAATAACGCAACGCATTCTGAGTCTTGGTCTTAGAGAGATTCCATCTCGCCAAATTGGTGAAATGGTCATGACTGAACTGAAAAAATTAGATCAGGTTGCCTACATTCGTTTTGCTTCGGTATACCGTAGCTTTGAAGATGTAGACGATTTCCGTGATGTGATTAAAGAAGTCCAAAAAGATGCCTGA
- the ribD gene encoding bifunctional diaminohydroxyphosphoribosylaminopyrimidine deaminase/5-amino-6-(5-phosphoribosylamino)uracil reductase RibD: MPEVTAADIAWMQEALAEADKGIYITTPNPSVGCVLVKEGEVVGRGHTQPAGQAHAEVMALRSAGALSVGATAYVTLEPCSHFGRTPPCADALIRAGISRLVVAALDPNPLVSGQGLDRIKAAGIEVVTGVLADAATYQLRGFLSRMTRHRPWLRLKIAASLDGKTALANGDSKWITGNASRSDVQHWRARSCAMVTGIGTVIADDPQLNVRILNGEDWHGRQPVTVILDTDLKISPNAKILKNPQVVVLTANTAQLQTIASDHIQVVVLPREGHHLSMRAVLDFLSSQSWNEVTVEAGAILNAAFLDSGMVDEIILYQAPKLLGTGGREMIASKPLQNLASATTFVVKDCQPVGEDMRWILHTQPKPSALVQTEVE; this comes from the coding sequence ATGCCTGAAGTAACTGCGGCAGATATTGCTTGGATGCAAGAAGCGCTTGCTGAAGCAGATAAAGGTATTTACATCACCACACCTAACCCTTCGGTTGGTTGTGTGTTGGTAAAAGAAGGTGAAGTTGTTGGACGTGGACATACGCAACCAGCAGGTCAAGCGCATGCTGAAGTAATGGCATTGCGATCTGCAGGAGCGCTTTCTGTTGGCGCGACTGCTTATGTGACACTCGAACCATGTAGCCATTTTGGAAGAACTCCTCCGTGTGCCGATGCTTTGATTCGAGCAGGAATTTCCCGTCTTGTGGTGGCTGCGTTAGATCCTAACCCGCTTGTGTCAGGGCAAGGGCTAGATAGAATAAAAGCCGCTGGGATTGAAGTCGTGACCGGCGTGTTGGCCGATGCTGCAACTTATCAACTGCGTGGCTTCCTTAGTCGAATGACAAGGCACCGCCCTTGGTTGCGATTAAAAATAGCAGCGAGCTTAGATGGTAAAACTGCATTAGCCAATGGTGATAGTAAATGGATAACCGGTAACGCCTCGCGTTCGGATGTACAGCATTGGCGAGCCAGAAGTTGCGCAATGGTCACAGGTATCGGCACCGTTATAGCGGATGATCCTCAGCTAAATGTGCGGATATTAAACGGTGAGGATTGGCATGGACGTCAGCCCGTTACGGTTATTTTAGATACAGATCTGAAAATATCACCCAATGCCAAAATTCTGAAAAACCCGCAGGTGGTGGTTTTAACGGCAAATACAGCACAACTTCAAACCATTGCTTCAGACCATATACAAGTAGTGGTTCTGCCAAGAGAAGGTCATCACCTTTCTATGAGAGCCGTCCTGGATTTCTTGTCGTCGCAATCTTGGAATGAAGTAACAGTGGAAGCTGGTGCAATACTGAATGCGGCATTTCTAGATAGTGGAATGGTTGATGAAATTATTCTGTACCAAGCGCCGAAGCTTTTAGGCACGGGTGGCCGAGAAATGATTGCATCTAAACCATTGCAAAACTTAGCATCCGCCACCACCTTTGTAGTGAAAGATTGCCAGCCTGTTGGTGAAGACATGCGCTGGATATTACATACCCAACCTAAACCATCTGCGTTAGTGCAGACAGAAGTGGAGTGA